The genomic window TATACTTTTTAATTGGATTTTGCTTTGTTGCCATTATATTTTTTCCTCCCAGTACCTAGCGTGGGGCGCTGGTATGTAGGATCGTTAACCTATGTCACCGTTTAGAACAAATTCAGATGGATAAAAATCGTTCACATATTCGCTAAATTCAACTGAAGCTAGATCGGTTATATATTCTACAAAAGCCTCTCTAAAGTCATAAGAATCAAAACGCACGGATAAAAGTTCAGTAGCAGATCTTGGGAAATTAGTAGTGACGATAACGGCATCTAATTCTTTCGATTCAGTGATAATAAGCTGTATATCGCAAGTAAGGTTAAATGAGGCTGTAAAACCGTCTGCTTCAATCAATACTTCTAACGGATGGATAACAAATCGAATGTTATCGACATACTCGAATGCACTCTCTTCATCACTTCCACCAATACTTTCACTAAAGACAGGAACTATAACCCCTCCTGTTGCTTTATTCAAATCGAATGAAAATTTGATATTTTGCTGTGAATTTGGAATGTAAACAATCAAGTCTTCTACTGGTACTTTTAATGCTTCAATAATTTTTTCAAGGGTATGAAACTGTATCCCTTTGGAAGTTCCGCTTGCTAATTGGCTTAATGCATTCTTAGAAATACCAGTTTTCTTATTTATATCAGCCATGGTCATATTATTTTTAGCAAGCATTTCTTTCAATCTAAATTCAATCATAATGTTCACCTCACGCATCAATAGTACCATTCAGGTGTACAAAATACAATTACTTTTATTTTTTTGTTGACTTTTACAAAATACGTGTGTAACATACGGTTGTACAATGTACATCTTCAGTTGTACTTTTTATTATAAGGAAGGAGTATTTACAATGAAAAATAATTTTTCTCGAATCTTAGGCGAGCGGTTGGTAAAGATTTCAGAGGTTCACAGGGCAACTGGATTGAGTCGTGCAACTCTAGGCGAAATTTACTATCAGCGTGCCATGAACATTCAGTTGGATACATTGGTTAAAATTTGTGATTACTTGCAGATTCCACTTAGTGAACTAATCGAGTACGTACCAAAAAATAAGGAGGGTAAGCGATGCAGGGATTAGTTTTAGCTAAAGAAGAATTGTTCCAAGGTATTCATTGTGATTTGTGGATGGATAAAGATAGAAATCCGTTCATGAGTATGGATCAGTTTGCTGAAGCACTTGGATATACCGACAGAAAAGGGATTGAGAAAATTGTTGAGAGGAATCCGTATCTAAAGGACAAAGAATTTTCAACTACCGACAAACTGTCGGAGGTTGAGGGGGATAGAGTAGTTAAGCGAGAACGTAGATTATTTACACGTGATGGAATAATGGAGGTCTCCTTCTTAT from Enterococcus sp. DIV1094 includes these protein-coding regions:
- a CDS encoding helix-turn-helix domain-containing protein — translated: MIEFRLKEMLAKNNMTMADINKKTGISKNALSQLASGTSKGIQFHTLEKIIEALKVPVEDLIVYIPNSQQNIKFSFDLNKATGGVIVPVFSESIGGSDEESAFEYVDNIRFVIHPLEVLIEADGFTASFNLTCDIQLIITESKELDAVIVTTNFPRSATELLSVRFDSYDFREAFVEYITDLASVEFSEYVNDFYPSEFVLNGDIG
- a CDS encoding helix-turn-helix domain-containing protein encodes the protein MKNNFSRILGERLVKISEVHRATGLSRATLGEIYYQRAMNIQLDTLVKICDYLQIPLSELIEYVPKNKEGKRCRD